The genome window TTTCGCGAGCTGGCTGGGGTTGCTTTTTTGCTGAGCGGTGATGGGTACAGGGTGGGTACTTTCGATAGGAACTGGAAAAAGAAGATAGGCCGCAACAAGCAGATTGAAGTTTTAAGTAGATGGAGGTTTTGAGATTCAGTAGCGATATGGGCAGCTTGAGATTTTATAGCTACCGGAAATTTTTAACGCCACGATTCAGGGGGGGGGGGGCGAGCGTTGGGTGAAAGCGGGCAGCGTTGATTTGGCGGATGAGGACTTTAGGGAACTCGGGTAATGCTGGCCAATGGGGGGCTTTGGCAGATGAGGGCTTTAGGGAACTCGGATGATGCTGGCCGATTCTATAAAGTGCCAGTAGTCTGACAGAGATAAGATAGGCAGAGTATCGAGGATTTGATGCTTGAGAGAAGGACAGTTGTTGGGAAATCTTGGTAGGGTAGAATTCCAGAGTAGTGTAGGGGGGCTGAAAATAGCGCACAGAGGGAGCTAGGGTAAGGCAGTGATAGTAGTAGGAAGTAGAGCCTGGTTATCTTAGATTGGGGACGACATAGGGTTCCTAAAACGAAGCCCTAATTATAGCTTTTAGCCAGACGTGTTAACCCTGCGAAATAACCGTTTTTCAGACTCTGCTAACTGCTCAAATTCATCTCGTTTCCATTCCTGAGTAAATGCGTTAATGTCCCATGCAAATCATCAATGAAGAACACGATAGCGAACTGCAGGCCAGCGCATCTTCATCGGTCTCAGCCCGCAAAGCAGCGCGCAAAGCAGCGCGTACTGCGGAGGGCAAGGGGGATAAGCCTGACCGAGGAGGCCGATTAAAGGGTTGGGCGGGGGAGCCCCGCAAACCAGTTACGGTTCACCTGACGCCAGCTCGGTTTGACTGGCTTCAACAAGGTGCGGCAATTGTCGGGATGAAAACATCCGCTTTCGCTGCCCATTTGCTAGAAGTCCGGGCCAAAGGTTACCGGCCGCCAAAAGCGCGGCTCACCAACGAACAGGAAACCCAAATCCAGCGGGTTGCGGAGATGAGTAACGACTTGCGTCAGGTAAAGACAAAGCTGGAGGTGGCGGGCCTACTCAAAGCCGCAGAAGACATAGGGAGACTCGTTCGCCAGTTGCAGATCGTGCTTAATGATGTCAGCTAATTACGCTTCCGATGGTAAGTAAAACCAAGATGGGTAGCAGCTTTGCGGGAGCCGTCAAGTACCAGTTTACAGGCTACCAGGATGCCCCGACCGACAAGAAATGCGAAGTGCTTTTCACCCAAGGTATCCGCGACTCTAGTCAGGAGAATATGATAGCCGATTTCAAACGGGGGAGTTCTCGTAACCTGGACCTGGGCCTACCAGTCTGGCACACTAGCCTGGGCTTTAATCCGGCGGATGCGGAAAAATTAGACTCGACGAAAATGCTGGAAGTAGGCTTGGCGTGGGCGAAGGGAATGGGGCTGGACAAGACGCAACTGCTCATCGTGCGCCACCATGACCGCGAGGATAATCAGCACCTGCACCTCTTGGCGAGCCGCGTGAATTTTGACGGCAGAACGATTAAGGACGGCAACGTACGGATGCGTTCCAAGGAATTGAACGCTACCATCGAGAAACAATTCGGGTTAACCACTTCCGTCAAAAGTAGTCAACCTGAATTGCAACACCCGGAGCGCGTGAGCGGACCGGATCGGGAAAAAGCCGAAATCCGCCAAGCCCTCGGCTACGCGGAACGGGGTGCGGCCACCCTGTCGGAGTTGTGGACTGGGCTCAAGGAGCGTGATGCGGACGTCGAGGTACGCGAGCGTCGAGACGCAAAAGGGACCTTGGTGGGTGTCAGCTTTTCCAAGAACGGGCGTGTTTTCACCGGTTCGGAAATCGGGCGGGCCTGGAGCAGCAAGGCCATTGAAGAGAAATTGGAAATGAACCGCGAGGACCGGGCGGCTGCCGAGCAGCAAACGCGCGCGGCCAGCGCCGGAGCTAAGGTATCGGTGCCGGTCGCGCCACCAATTGCTCCTAAAGGGATGGGCCCGGTAGAGGAAGCGAAGCAAAATCCGGTCTCTGTGCCCGCATTCAGCCAGGCAAGTCCGACCCCCGCCGAGGCGCGGGGACTGGCACCAACTGAGGCTTCGGAATCGGCTGCGCCAACCACAACGGATGCCCTCGTGCCAGACGCTGGACTGCTGCGGGAACAGATTCCTACGGCTGAGAACGCAGGTAAAGCAAACGATCCGGCACGAGCAGATGAACATGGGCTGTCGTCACCTGCTGCCGCCCCACCCACCGAATTCGAGGCCGCCCCGGCTGCTCATGTACATTCTACATCGAGCTTTGAAGAGAAATTAGCCCGCTGGGAAGCCCAGCAACTGGCGGATGCCGAGGACGAACGACTGGCAGTACTGTACTACGACTGGCTGCAACTCCAGAAGCAAGTGCAGCAGCAGGTGGCGGCCGCGACGCACGAGGCGTTGTCCACTGGTGAGGGCTTCTCCACCCTGCTGGACCGGCAAGGGTTGGCGCTGCTCCCGGCCACCGACGACGCGCCCATCTGCGTGCAGCACCGGGCCAGCGGGGAGTCCTTCTCGGCTGAGGAAGTCCCCCTTCCCTCATCACTGCTGACCCCAGCTAGTCAAGCGTCAGTTCAGTATGGGGTAGTACAGATGGGCAATACAGATCTGCAAAAAGCGCCGGATCGACTGGCGAAGGTGCGCGAGCACCTGCTGGAGGTGGGGCTGACTGTCGGGTTTATCGAGCCGGCAACGGCTCACAAGCCTGCCCAACTGAACTGGGCCTTCAACCCGCTCCAGCCGGAAATAGATCTGACTTTGGTTATGGCAAAGCTTGACGCCGTGCAGGCTTCGCGCAACGCGTGGATACTGGAGGCTCCCCACGCGTGGCACCCAAGTCCCGGAAAAGCATACGGCCGCGCTGAGCCCCAGCTCTACTGGGATAACCGGGCAGGACAATTCAATGAGGCACGTCTGGAACTACATACAGTGGACCAACGCTCGGCCGGCCGGGTTGACCGAGTACGGCAGGCTATGAGCAAGCGGGGGGTGGGACTGGGTCCGGTGCAGACAGATGCGCAGGGTCGCCTGAGCTTTACGTTTCGCTACCATACCCTGGCGCCAAAAATCGATGACATCGATACGCTGCTAATCCAGGTGCGTAATTCCGGGTTCGACCTGCAAGAGAGCGAGCAGCAGCAACGGGCCCGCGCTCAAGGGATACCAGTCGTAGCTGCACGGGACGCGGGTATGGAGTATTCCCGATAGCAGCAGCATACTTGCTCGCCCCAAATAGTGGCGTGAGGTTGAGCAGCAATCGGGTGAAGTAGCTACTAGTTGGCTGGCGCTTCACTGGTTGGGAAACGCAGCACGGGCAGCGGCTGGAAGTCGCGCTCGTCCGGTGGTCATTTCCGCTCAGGCTGAACCGCCGCGTCCGGCCCATGAATAGGCATGTCCACGTCGCTGATTCAGGACGGGTCGAGAGTTTTCAGGACTTGGGCCGTCCTGTGTTCAGCGACTGCGTTTTAATAAATGCGTAGGCGCACGGTGGCCGCCTGGTCGGGCTGCGTAGCAGGGCGCAAGCGGCGGGAGCGGGTGATTGCCTGGGTCAGTAGGGAATAGATCAGCAGCCCCATTGGCCGGTTCAATCCCCAAAGTCAGCTGCTGCCTGCGGGTCATGGGCCACTGCTTGGGACCGGGTTTCCCGCCGTACGCGCTCAACGACGCTGTTGCCAATTGCCAGGCGGTCAATTAAAGAATCCAGATGCAAGGTATTCAGTGGTGCGCCGGCCTGCATTTCGGCCCGTAACTCAACGGCCACGAGGTGAAAGTAGTGCAGGACGCCGGCCAGGTAACGCACATCGGCGCAGTAAACGGGCGGGTCCAGTTCCGGCACGAGCGGCGAGTGGGCCAGCCGCTGGGTTAGGCGGGCCAAGTCAGCGTAGTCGAGCCAGAGGTCGTTGCCGTCTTCCCACAAATCGGGCTGAAACGCGTGGAAAGCCTGCGCGAAGTCGGTCACGGACAAGGTAGGGAAATGGTCGTGGAGGTGCTCGGCGACCCAGAGCACGGCCTGAGCATGTTGGCCGGGCGTAGCCCAGCGGTAGGGGATGGTGTGGCTTTCGGGGCACGCGTGAGTAATAGTGGTGGGTTGCATGACGACTTCAGGAGAAGGGTGAGGAATGGGGCTATTTACTAGCGCTCTATTGGGCGTTGTCGGCTTTAAGTTGCGCTTGTTGCTTGGCCGCCAGGGCGGCTTCCATTGTTTTGCTCAGCACGTCCAGGCGGCCTTCACGGCCGAAGCCAACGGCTTTTTCGGCGTACACGGCCCGGGCTTTGGCCCCCTCCCAGAAGAGTTGGTAGGCACCCTGCGCTTGGCCGGGGCCTAGCAGGTAAGTAGCTTCCGGCCGCAGTATGGTCGGATCGCCGATGGCCATGAAGGCATAGAACTTGCCGTCGAGAAAGGTATAGAGCTGGCTGGGTACCTGTGCCCGGTGCTTGCCAAACCAGCCTTTAGTCCCCTCGTAGGTGTAGGTCTGCGTCGGGCCGACTGGCACGCCCGGGGTGGGGGGCAGTAGTCGCAGGTCGGTAAAAGCACTCAGGGGCTCTCCAAAGGCGTGGCCAGCAATGCCGTTGAGCGAATCCACTTTGCCGCCGAATGGAAACGCGGGTGGTGGGGTATTGGAGGTTTGCGCGGCGTCGGCAGCGGGTGGGGCGGTCGAACTCGGGGACGAGCAGCCGGCGAGTAGCCACCCGCCAGCAAGCAGCAGCAGGGTGGCGGGCGTGAGGAAGGAATGAAGAGCGGGCATATACGAAACAAGAATTAAGAAGGGGGTAAAAGGGGCAAGGTCACTGACCCTAAGCAGGCGGCTTACGGGCTGTCAAGCCTGGGCCATGGGATAAGGGCGTAGGGAAAGGAGGATTATGAATGCCTTGGGCTATGCAGGAGCAGATCGGCGGAGAGAGGAAGCAATACAGTAGCAGGCGTAGCAAACCAGCAGCCCCCGCTGAAAAGGAGTTTGCCGGGTTTGGCAGTGCGATGGCAAGGCAAACAAGCGAATCACGGAGCAACGCGAGGCGAATGCAATATGCAGCATGTTAGCCGAATGATGTATGTTATAATAGCTTATTATTCACTAATAATGCAGTAAAATACAGATTTTCAGCTGGCTAGTTTTGTGTGCTTTACACGCACGGCTATGTATTTTGCTAAAAACTTGCGCTTTTTACGGCGTCGAGCCGAACTCTCCCAATCTGAGCTGGCCGACCAACTCGCCACCGACTACAACACGATTAGCCGCTATGAGAACGGCAAATCAACCCCCAAACTCGAAGCACTCACCAAACTGAGCCAGGTCTTTCACGTCAGCCTCGACGCGCTGCGCAACCAAGACCTGAGCCAGTCACCGGGGCCCGTGCTGGAGTCGGGCCGGGTGCAGCCCGGGGGCCGGCGGGAAGGAGAAGTCCCCGCCAAACCCGCTAAGTACCCGTTGCTAGTGTCGGTGGAGTTGGATGGCACCGCCACCAGCCTGGAACGCGCCGTCGCGCGGCTGACGGCGATTAACGAAGTCGTTGCTGGCACGACTTAACCAGAACGCTTGCCAACGGGGGCACGTGCTTCTGGTAATTCAGGTCCTGATTGTCTTCATGATAACCGGTCCGGCCAAGTAGCACTAGGGTTGTGGGGGAAAGTTGGTTCCCCCATGCTATTGCGGGCCGTTAAGCGTCTACCGTTGTTGAATTAGCATGGCTTGCTGAAGGCGAAGCCGATGAGCGCTCAAGGCTTTAGGAGTCGCTGGCTAAGTGCTAGCCAGAGTTAGACTGTTTCTCTTTAGCCCGCAGCGACTCGGATTCTTGCCAGTCCTGGCGCAGTTGGCGGGCTTCGGTTTTCAGGGCCTGACGACGGTCACGCAGGATCTCGCGGAGCGTGTTCGACGACCTGCGCCCCAGCAGGTCGCTCAACGGCCACGGGCAGTGTCTGGGTGGTGGTATAGCGTGATGCTGCGGGAGAGGGCATTGTCATTGGTGGCGTCCAGGCCCGTCAGCCGGTAGGCGCGCCCGAAATCACCGGTGTAGGCGTGCAGGGATGACGAAGCGGCCTAGGGCCATGCGCTGGCTGCCTTCCGGTTGGAGAAGGTGCGGGCGGGGAAGCCGCTGCTGCCCTGCCTGTGCATCACGCGGGTGCGCGGCAGGCACCGGCTCGTGCGCAGGTCGTATACCGCCAGCTGGGGCTCCTGGGCGGCGCGGCGCGGCGCGGCGCCTATCCACCAGCACTGCGTGCCGCGGGTTGAAGAATAGGTGGCCCTTGGTCATGGCCCTGGCCGCGGCCAGCCGACCAAGGCCCGGCGGAACGGTCGCGAAGTGCTGGAGGCAGTAACACCATGCGGGATAGACCTCGATGTAGCAGGTCAGCAGCAGCCCTAGCAGGGCCGCTGGCAGCAACCAGCGCTATGGTCACCGGAACGGGAAGGTAGGGGTGTTCATTGCGGGAAATAGCAAGCTGACCGGATCTGGATAGGATAACTGCTAGAAATGGCGGAGGCAATGACACAGGTTTTGGCCAGCGTTGTGCCTGCCGTTGCCGATATTGAACTCCGTTATCAGTTCTGTTCCCGTATCGTTATGACTTCCCTCGTGGCCCAATGGATTCTGCAGCCCGCCGGGCAGCCCCTTATCGAATGGCTGTGCGGCGACTGCGGTGACTTCCGCCTGTTCGAGGTGAACAATGTGGACACGCGCTACAGTGGGTTGGGCGTGCGCCTCATGACCTGCACGCATTGCGGGGCGCCTGATATGCTGTCCACGGTCGGGCTGGCCGAGCCGCCGTCCGGCTACGCGCTGTACCGGGTGGAGTGGCGGACGGCGCGCTACCGCCCGCCCGCCTCACCCGCCGAGCCAGCGTTCCTACGGCGTACTGACGCAGACTTGGTTCCGCAGGCCGTACACGTGGTGGCCGCCTCGCGGATCCAGGCCCACCGGCAGGCGACGGCGCGCCGGGTCGACGACCTGAGCGGGTTCGAGTGCCTGATCGACGGGGAACCGCACTTGCCCGAGGACTGAAGGCATCTTTTTCCTGAACTACTCTGTCCGTCCGATGCTGCCCGCCTTCCGCCCGCTTCTGCTCACCTTCCTGCTGGCGTTTCTGCCGCTGCTGGTGGGCGTCTCCGTCAACTCTGCTGCCCCGCACCCGCCCACGGCCGCCCGAGTGGTAACCCGCTGTACCCGCTACTGCCACGACCATGCCTGCCCGCACGCCACGCCGGCCAACAGCCCGGCCTACTATCGGCTGCGCCCGCTCTACGAACTAATTATCCGGGCGCTGGCAGCCGGTGGGAGCGGGGCCGCTTACGTGCTGGCCAACCTGCTCGTGTTCCTAGTGGGCATTCCGCTGCTGCTGCTACGCCTGACCTATGTCGTGCTGCGCGACGCCCGCGCCATCCGCCGCCTGAAAAC of Hymenobacter yonginensis contains these proteins:
- a CDS encoding relaxase/mobilization nuclease domain-containing protein, whose product is MVSKTKMGSSFAGAVKYQFTGYQDAPTDKKCEVLFTQGIRDSSQENMIADFKRGSSRNLDLGLPVWHTSLGFNPADAEKLDSTKMLEVGLAWAKGMGLDKTQLLIVRHHDREDNQHLHLLASRVNFDGRTIKDGNVRMRSKELNATIEKQFGLTTSVKSSQPELQHPERVSGPDREKAEIRQALGYAERGAATLSELWTGLKERDADVEVRERRDAKGTLVGVSFSKNGRVFTGSEIGRAWSSKAIEEKLEMNREDRAAAEQQTRAASAGAKVSVPVAPPIAPKGMGPVEEAKQNPVSVPAFSQASPTPAEARGLAPTEASESAAPTTTDALVPDAGLLREQIPTAENAGKANDPARADEHGLSSPAAAPPTEFEAAPAAHVHSTSSFEEKLARWEAQQLADAEDERLAVLYYDWLQLQKQVQQQVAAATHEALSTGEGFSTLLDRQGLALLPATDDAPICVQHRASGESFSAEEVPLPSSLLTPASQASVQYGVVQMGNTDLQKAPDRLAKVREHLLEVGLTVGFIEPATAHKPAQLNWAFNPLQPEIDLTLVMAKLDAVQASRNAWILEAPHAWHPSPGKAYGRAEPQLYWDNRAGQFNEARLELHTVDQRSAGRVDRVRQAMSKRGVGLGPVQTDAQGRLSFTFRYHTLAPKIDDIDTLLIQVRNSGFDLQESEQQQRARAQGIPVVAARDAGMEYSR
- a CDS encoding helix-turn-helix domain-containing protein, with the protein product MYFAKNLRFLRRRAELSQSELADQLATDYNTISRYENGKSTPKLEALTKLSQVFHVSLDALRNQDLSQSPGPVLESGRVQPGGRREGEVPAKPAKYPLLVSVELDGTATSLERAVARLTAINEVVAGTT